The window GTTCGCCTGAAATCCGGACGGAATGAGTTGAAAGACGTCTTTCATCACGCCGAATTCTTTCACCATTATATCGCGTATATAAGCGATATCACTTGTGTTCAGAGCATACCTCTGGCCCAATTCATCCGAGGTCAATAGGAGCGAACGCGCAGGAATCGTATCCGTTACGCGCCAGCGGGAATCCGTCATGTGTCTCTGCAAGTCTTTAACCGTGGGATACCATTTGTTAGTACGCATGTGTCTATACAGCGCATTGAGGCAGACAGCTTCTTCCTCGTTGTCAAACGATGCAGTCTGATGCACAAAAAACTCGCCTGCTTTTGCCTGACTGCGAAGATAGCGCAATAAAGGCGACAAACCATCTTTCCCGAAGTAGTGGAGAACGGACCGCATAATGAATAAAACCCGTCCATCTTTGGACGCAACATCACTGCGCCTGAACTTATCTACTGAGGTGCAGACAGAGGAAATGTTTTTCTTATTTGACAAAGCAAGTTGGGCATCTGAGCAGTCAATGTTCACAAGAAATGTATCAGCTCCGATTCCCTGCGCTCTCAACTGAGACAGCAGAAAACCCGTTCCTCCCCCTAAGTCCACAACCACATTCGCCGGAGATTTTACCAGAATGTTTTT of the bacterium genome contains:
- a CDS encoding class I SAM-dependent methyltransferase produces the protein MVVDLGGGTGFLLSQLRAQGIGADTFLVNIDCSDAQLALSNKKNISSVCTSVDKFRRSDVASKDGRVLFIMRSVLHYFGKDGLSPLLRYLRSQAKAGEFFVHQTASFDNEEEAVCLNALYRHMRTNKWYPTVKDLQRHMTDSRWRVTDTIPARSLLLTSDELGQRYALNTSDIAYIRDIMVKEFGVMKDVFQLIPSGFQANLHYRIYTCEAVSA